The genomic DNA ATGAATTTGGAAAGTAGTCAAAATTAATGTCAGTTAATAGAATAGGCCTATCGCCCCATCCTTgaagggccaaatttgacaggtgggtggggccacccatctgtcaatcacctgtCACCATGTGACATCAGGGGGTTGTTGGGACTCCAAAGCACACTGTGGGGCTGTTTGAAAGTCCTTACACAAACTGCTCTTCAGTTTTCATAGGTTTGAAGAGCAGTGCAGGGCTGCTTGCAAAAGTGCTTTCAAATAGCCCATTGTCTTGCACCTCAAGTATAGAGTTCTTTCCTCTGACTCTCCCACACTCTACAGGTGTGGACTTGGCAGTCACACTTAATGCACTGCAAAAAATAGGTGCAATGATGCTTGACATAGTGACTTTTGCTGATTTTTATACGAAGGAGCTGGATGTTCTTCGTTAGGAGTTTGTTTTCTGCCTGGTTCTATTGCTGTTCCTGCAGGCATCGGCTATGcaggcagaaacaaacaaacaagacaaaTAAGGAGACGTGCAATAGAGGGAGTGAGCAATGTATTTCCATTGCTTTCTGAGTCTGATCAAGGCTGTCAATATATAGTTCTCCTTTGCAAACACTTTAATGACATCGCTTCCAGTCAGGTGAGGGGGAAGAAGGACATGCCCCCTTCCAGATTCAACTCTGACCATCATTTCTTAAGGCAACAGATCACTTGTACTCGGCCATCTCTTTAGTTATGGAAAGACTCAACCTCCCAGGGAATCTGCAAGCTTAAGATTGTCCAACCAGGTCATCATCTTCTGCAGAATACTCTTACAGCTATAAAATAATGGGGATGGAGAGAATCACCAAAACCAATTTAGTTCAACTCCAATTCTGTAACactgttaaacaaacaaacatacataagcAAGAGACATTTCTGACCTTCAAGGGGTTATTTATTGTTGTAACATCTTTCTGTGAATGTGATTCTAGCTTTCTGGAAccattaattatatatattttaccaGCCATTTGAATAATAAAAGGAAATCTGGTTTTGAGACCTGATAAGGACTAGTGATGACTACGTCTAGATTTCTTTGGTGGAAAGACATACTCCCCATCTTTTTGTTATCAATATGTATTGGATTAATATTGCTACTTCCACTGTGGATATTATGCAAGAATGCTATGGTCCAATTTGGATTTCATATGTTTCAATTGtgatttttatttgaattttttttaacgtATGTTCTATTTATATAAGTTGAGcagatttcacacacacccctcagaaTTAGATCTATGAGGCTGGCAGGGTCATTGATtccaccctctccccaccctttAACAAGCTACTGAATCACTTAAGAAGCTGATTTTGAAATTAAGGACGGTTTCAAAACTTGTTTGTAAACCGGCATGCAAGACAGGTGCTCAGGTGGAAGGGGAGCAAAAAAATAATCCACTTGGTTAGCATtattctatccccccccccccgcaaccgcTGACCTTATGTTAGTTCAGaattataaaatattattatggaAAATATTATGATTTTTCATCCACATAGCTAACAGAAAAACACCTTAATCGTTTTATGTTATAAGTGGTCTGCCAATAAAGGAGAGATAAGTCTAAATTTACCACTTTTGTAGTAATCGGAGTGTATTTGAATGCTTTATTCTTTGTATCCAGAATGGGACACTTTGAAAACTGAATGCAAGGCACTCTGTCAGTCAGTCCCAGCAATCTTCATGTgggtgagatatatatatagagagagggggggagtgagagagagagggagagagagagagttaatagACTACATGTTAGAAAACCTAAGGATTTCTAGGTCTCCTAAAAGATCTGTGTAGGTTGGCAAGTGGTAACATTCATGGAGTTGTATCACAATTCCAACACAAGGTGGTGCTATTACACAACACAGATCATATTATCAGAGAGCAAGTGCTCtcccaaagagctgcagccattAGACAAAGCAATCTTAAAAAGAAAGGGCATATGCTGATTACAATCCAAAGGAACAGACCTCTGCATCTGTTTCAAAACAGCTAAGGACGGATTGGCCTTGAAGGTGTGTAACTCATGAAAGGAAACTCTGGACAGATACATCTCCTAATGTGAACTGGCTGGAAGTGAAGCTGGAACAATGGAAGTGCACAAAAGGCAAGTTTTGAGTTTGgttctttatttctgcatgcgTATTGCAATGTGTGAACCCATCCTCTATTCAGtgccagaggaaaagaaaagtgggTCTCTAGTAGCTAATGTCCTGAAAGATTTGAAAGTGGATGCAGAGGAACTTTTCGCTCGGAGAGCCCAGCTGGTTTCTAAGAGCTCCAAGCAGTATTTCCATCTGGATCCACATTCTGGTGATTTGATATTAAAGGACAAAATAGACCGAGAGTCTCTGTGTGGTCAGAATGATCCTTGTCTTCTGTTTTCTGAAATTGTGCTTGAAAACccattgcagctgcagagaaTCAAAGTTCAAATACAAGATGTCAATGATAACACCCCTAAATTCTCAAAAATGAAATTCATTTTTGAAATACCTGAGCAGGTACCAGTGAACACTCGATTCCCTTTGGAGAGAGCGCAGGATTCAGATATAGGAGAAAATGCTGTACAAAATTACACGCTTAGTCCGAATGAACATTTTAGACTGGATGTCCAAAGACACATTGATGGAAGCAAATATATAGAACTGGTATTGGAGAAGCAGTTAGATCGTGAGGTGAATCCACAGATTACCCTAATTCTGTCAGCTGTTGATGGAGGGATCCCCAAAAGAACAGGAACAGTGCGAATAATCATTGATGTTCTGGATACCAATGATAATTTCCCTCAATTTGAACAATCTACATACAAAGTGAAGTTAACGGAAAACACCCCTTTGGAAACGCTGATCACAAAAGTGGAAGCCACTGACAGAGATCTTGGTTCCTTTGCTCAACTCACTTATTCATTCAGTGAAGTACCAGAAGGTGTGCTAAGATCATTCAACttaaacaaaaacactggggaaaTTACCATTTCAGGGACAATTGATTATGAAGAAAACAGAAATTATGATCTGCGCATCAAAGCCACAGATGGAGGGGGCCTTTCTGCTTACTGTAAAGTCATTGTAGAGATTGAGGATGAGAATGACAATGCTCCAGAGATTACCATCACATCCATCACCAGTCCCTTACCTGAGGACTCTCCCCCAGACACAGTGGTGGCCCTCTTCAGTGTCACAGATGTGGACTCTGGAGACAGTGGCAAAACTGCCTGCACCACGGAAGTAAACCTGCCATTTGTGCTCAAACCAACAGAGAACAACTATTATCAGCTGGTGACCCAACAACCACTGGACCGAGAACAAGCTTCTGAGTATAATATCACCATCACAGCCACTGACAGAGGCTCTCCCAGACTCACTTCCACAAGAATACTTCATGTTCAAATCTCAGATGTCAATGACAACCCTCCAGTGTTTGAAAAGCCATTCTATGAAATGCAGTTAAGAGAAAACAATATTCCTGGTCTTCTGATCGATTCGGTCCATGCTGTTGATCTGgacacagcgcagaatgccaaaGTGACCTACTCGCTTTTGCCTGGGAAGGTCAATGATGGCCCCACATCCTCTTACATCTCCATCAACTCTGAAACGGGGAACCTGTATGCCATTCGGTCTCTGGATTATGAGGAAGTAAAAGATTTCCATGTGACGGTGAGGGCTGTGGATTCAGGTTCCCCTCCACTGAGCTCAGAAGTTACGATCCGCGTTCAGGTCGTGGATGAAAATGACAATGCCCCCTTCATCCTCTACCCTCTCCAGAATGGCACTTCCCCCTCGAACGACCTGGTTCCCCGAGGGGCAGAGACTGGCTACCTGGTCACCAAGGTGGTGGCTGTGGACAGGGATTCTGCTCAGAACTCTTGGCTTTCCTATCAGCTGCTGAAGGCCACAGAGCCGGGTCTGTTCACGGTGGGGGCCCAGAATGGAGAAGTGACCACCCTGAGACCAGTCAGCAACCGAGACGGCTTCAAGCAGAATCTGATTGTGGTGGTCCGAGACAACGGCCATCCTCCCCAGTCCACCTCTGCCACGCTCAGAATCCTTCTAGTGGACGGCTTCTCTGACCCTTATCTGAAAAGTGTGGCTCTCCCAAAGGAGGAAACAGCGGAGGAGGAAGACCCCAGCCTGACTATGTATTTGATCATCTGCTTGGCTGCCATCTCAAGCATCTTTCTCATTTCTATTGTGGCGTTTATTGTAATCAAGATGCAGAAACGGGAAAAGTTCATAGGGACCTACAACTCTGCAGCCAATTTCCCTGTGGGACCAGATTCCCAGGAGAACCCTGTGGATTCTGGTGCTGGATCTCTATCTCAGGCTTACAACTATGAGGTGTGCTTAGCTGGTGGGTCTCTGAACAGCGAGTTCCGGTTTCTCAGGCCCCTATTTCCTGTTTTCTCTGTGGAGCCTCCTAACACTCAGGTGAATCCAAGGAGTTCCAATGATTCTGAGGGAGTCCCCAGTCATGCAGGTGAAAGTCAACATATCCTCCAGGTGAGTGTAGCATTTGAATCCCTTCTGTATGATTTCATTTCAAACTGTATTCAAACTGTATACATCCAGAGGAAAATCAACATATGTTTCAGGTGAGAATTTTGCTTATATAGCTTTCATATATTCAATTTTTAGATGTGTAATATTGGAAAAAATACAAAGCTCTATTGGGAATTATTTATGCCATGGTCCTACATTGCTTAAATATTATTCTCATAATACATTATCTCTGTGGGAGTCGGAGGTAATTCACCATAACTTGGAGGCATTATAACTGTTTGTTGCATCAATAGTATTTTAAGTAGGAGAAAAGTGGATTTTGCTACAGGTAATTgtaattgcagctctgtgacagGTAAACCACACTTCCtaggattatttgagggaaagcaATATGGTGTGTATGTGAGGCCTTCGAATTTTAGCAAACATTGAATGAAAAGCATTGTCCTAGTTATCATTTCATTACACATCCACATGGTGGCAGTATGCACAAACACATCATGTGGAACTCAGaattttattttctaaagaaACCTCTGCAACAAGAAGACAGCCAGTTTTTGTCtatgatgaagaaataaaagccTGCAGCACCAAATTTATTTCACCAGCAGCAGAGATTATCATTGGATGTCTGTCAGAAAGATCATTTTTTTGGCCAGATATTGAAGAGGCAGATTCTTGAACCATGGGAGACTACTGCAGAAGGGAACAAGGTCTGTATTTTTTGCTTTTCCTTTGTC from Lacerta agilis isolate rLacAgi1 chromosome 7, rLacAgi1.pri, whole genome shotgun sequence includes the following:
- the LOC117049622 gene encoding protocadherin-16-like; its protein translation is MEVHKRQVLSLVLYFCMRIAMCEPILYSVPEEKKSGSLVANVLKDLKVDAEELFARRAQLVSKSSKQYFHLDPHSGDLILKDKIDRESLCGQNDPCLLFSEIVLENPLQLQRIKVQIQDVNDNTPKFSKMKFIFEIPEQVPVNTRFPLERAQDSDIGENAVQNYTLSPNEHFRLDVQRHIDGSKYIELVLEKQLDREVNPQITLILSAVDGGIPKRTGTVRIIIDVLDTNDNFPQFEQSTYKVKLTENTPLETLITKVEATDRDLGSFAQLTYSFSEVPEGVLRSFNLNKNTGEITISGTIDYEENRNYDLRIKATDGGGLSAYCKVIVEIEDENDNAPEITITSITSPLPEDSPPDTVVALFSVTDVDSGDSGKTACTTEVNLPFVLKPTENNYYQLVTQQPLDREQASEYNITITATDRGSPRLTSTRILHVQISDVNDNPPVFEKPFYEMQLRENNIPGLLIDSVHAVDLDTAQNAKVTYSLLPGKVNDGPTSSYISINSETGNLYAIRSLDYEEVKDFHVTVRAVDSGSPPLSSEVTIRVQVVDENDNAPFILYPLQNGTSPSNDLVPRGAETGYLVTKVVAVDRDSAQNSWLSYQLLKATEPGLFTVGAQNGEVTTLRPVSNRDGFKQNLIVVVRDNGHPPQSTSATLRILLVDGFSDPYLKSVALPKEETAEEEDPSLTMYLIICLAAISSIFLISIVAFIVIKMQKREKFIGTYNSAANFPVGPDSQENPVDSGAGSLSQAYNYEVCLAGGSLNSEFRFLRPLFPVFSVEPPNTQVNPRSSNDSEGVPSHAGESQHILQVSVAFESLLYDFISNSLSISLHYSVPEEKKRGSLVANVLEDLKLGTGDLSVRRAQLVSKDTKQYFHLNTHSGNLLINDKIDREVLCDQTDPCLLLSQIVLENPLELYSIVVKIEDVNDNVPKFSTKEFDLEIPENVPTNTQFPLESAQDEDLGRNNIQNYKLSPNEHFRLDVKSDEDGSKYVDLVLEKPLDREKEPHFGLTLTAVDGGEPQRTGTVQINIHVLDNNDNFPQFTQSEYKTKLKENSPQGTLVFKVEATDLDFGSNAQITYSFQRVPEKIYNLFHLNEIMGEITVLGQVDFEKETRYDMKIRATDGGGLSGHCKVLVDVEDVNDNVPEVSVISITDIIQEDSPLDTVVALFSVTDRDSGDNGRTVCSVETNLPFVLKPTMDNYYQLLVQSSLDREKVSEYNITITAVDQGSPRLTSTRIINIQISDVNDNPPVFEKSSCEMQIRENNIPGLLLGSVHAADLDTEKNAKVTYSLLPGKVTDGLVASYISVNSESGNLYALQSLDYEQIKDFKVTVRATDGGSPPLSSEVTVRVVIIDENDNAPFFLYPLQNSTSPCNELVPKSVEAGYLVTKVVAVDGDSGQNSWLSYELLKATDPGLFSIGAQNGEVRTRRALTERDTSKQRLMIVVRDNGLPPQSSTAMLHVLPVGGFSDPHMKAVEVSKEEHEEDGTLTLYLVICLAAVSFVFLVCIVSFAALKICRRDPRESFIAAPPHFPPARPDIPENCGDSQSGSLSRSYHYDVCLTGGSLSSEFRFLRPLIPVFSVGDPNLNVNQTPPSASQDIPDQAVKTESRKEGPVC